The genomic DNA GTAATAATCATGTTAACTCGTATTACGTTAATAACGATCGATTATAAATTTGATATTGAAACTAGATAATAGTACActatataaataaaaaaacataTGTACTAACATACAAATTTGATTGATAGTAAAGACGTAATACTTGAATAATAATCTTGTTAACTCGTATTACATTAATAACGACCGATTACATATTCGATATTGAAACTAGATAATTAGACACCATGTAACTCAAAAAACAGATATACATaacataaaaacataaaaatatgatttatagTAAAGACGTGATACTTGAATTATATCCGTTAACTCATATTACGTTAATAAAGATTGATAAGATTATTGATGTTAAAATTATGTTATTATATTGACCGAGAACGTGACTGATAttaaaaatttatgttttatttgtTTGAATTTTGAGCAACGCTTGTTAAATATTTCTTTGTACAACAATTACTTTAATATAAGAGTTgctaaaaatatatttgtttttcatattaaattaaaaaaaattgcatTTGCTGTCATTGTGAAGCGTTGGGTTAAAGTAGTGAGCATCGGTTGATTGTTTTCATTTCCCCCCATTCCGATCTCAGTTCCCCCCTTTTCAcattctaatttttattttccCCCTTCTCACACATTGTAAAACCTCTCTCGCTCTCACTTCCCACAATCATCACTCATCAGCGCACATATACTATCTCTctgatctctctctctctgtgtgTTTGATTTGGGTATTTGTCGATTTGATTTTGAATGTCTTTGTTTATGCGGGATTTTGAATTTGCATGTACTTTGGGTTTATTTGGGTTTGAATATCGATTATTTGATTTGAATATCAATTCTTTGGAAACCCTAATATCAATATTATTAGGTTTTCATTAGGTGAGTAATATGCAAGCATATAGATTTGGGTGCAAGTTTTTTTTTCCAGAGTTGGTCTTGTGTTTTTGGTACTAATTTCCTCTATTTTTATACTTTTTGTGTCTTcttataaatttttaatttacGTATTTCATGTATTATTGTAAACTGTAAAGTTAAGGTCTTTTTGTTTTTATAGGTCTtgtaaattttttatttatgtatttcATGTTTCTATATGTGCAAATTACTAAGGCGCCTTGAAACAAAACAAAATCTGATCACCGTATAACAAGTTCAAACCTTTTGAAGGCACTAAAAAGGAACAAGGCAAAGCAGTCACCAAAAACAACAATGAGTTTGTGTCGGAAGCCCTGTAAAGAAAAAGCCCAACACACCAAAGAAGAAAAAGGCTGGTGTGTCAGAACCTGGGAAGAAAAAGGCGGTGACACCAAAAAAGAACAACGAGGTTGATTTAGTCAACAACAAGGAGGCTGAGTCATCAGTGAAGCACAAGGCAATTTTTTAGTAACCTAAAAAGCAAACTGGATAAGAATAAGAAACGAGTAGAAGAATCAATTCCAAACAAAGATTAATGCGGACTTAAGCTTTTAAATCGTAGAGCAGTTACAATGCATAAGATTGTTAGGCGGAAGATGTTGGGAATTAAGCTCAAAGTGCTTTTCACTGGAAAGGGTGAACCGTATGGTTCTGCCCCAGAGATGCAATCTTATCTTGGTGTTCTTGCCAGAATAGAAGTCCCGATTTGGTATGATTCTTGGTTACATGTTCCGAAAGAAAGGAAAGAGAAGATTTGGAAATGTGTGCCCGTAAATAAACTGCATCTCATAAAGTAACTAATTCTTTGATTTATGTTAAATTTTTACTGCCTAAATTAAGGTAAAACAACTATGCTAATATATTCTTATGCTTATATATATGTAGATGTCTTATATAGTACCAGACACAGCAAAAAAGATTATTTTGCAATCGACGGGTCGGAAATGGAGGGAGTTTAAGAGCAATTTGAGAAGCTATTATGTCATTCCGTATGCTGATCAACCTAAATTGTTAAAGTTTCCTCCTGCTGACTACATCTGTATTGAGCAGGCACATTGGGACATTTTCGTTGCTAGCCGTCTAAGTGATGAATTTTTGGTGAGTTTTTCACCATATTTGTTTAAAAAAGTTCGGATAGTATAATTTGCTTGAAAACTAATTTGTTGCTAAGCTTTTTGTGTTTGTTCTTTAAGGAGGTCCGTGAAAAACAGAAAGCAAGGAGAAAGATGAAGGAGTATCCGCACTACATGTCTCGAAAGGGTTATTCTAACGTAGAGCAGAAAATGGTTAGTAATCGTGATGCATATCTCTTTCAAACGTGCATGATAAAGATATTAAATTTTAAGATATCTTGAATGATAAATAACactgtaattttttttaaaatttattacaCAGATGTATCTCAAGGTGATCCTGAAATTGAGATAGATCTGATACCTGGATACGTGCACGTCTGGATAAAGATGGGAACTTCAAGTCAGAAAAAGTTCGAAAAATTGCTGAAGAGATTGTAAGTTATTCATCTCTATAATAAACACATTTCCCCTATCACcacattttttttaattaattataatttttttgtcATTTTTTAGGAGATCATGAAAAAGAGAGTTAGTGAAAGGGAGGTGACTTTGGATGGAACTAAAGATATCTTGACCAAGGTACTTGGTACCTCTGAGCACGCAGGACGGGTACGTGGACACGGGGCATATGTGAAGCAATCTACATACTTCAATCTTCGAAGACAGAAGAAAAAAGGCAAGATAATGGAAGAGAAAATTCAAGAGGGTATGCAAAAGTTTATGAAAGAAGAGAGTGAGAGGATAGTGCAGCAGTGAGATGCCTTTTGGGATGGAGAGATTGCAAAGCTTATTGCAACTATAGGTGCAAAGAATATTCATTTAAATGTAAGTCCAGATCTTGGATTATAACAAGGAAGTTGTTTCAAGGCTGCACATGCAATTCTGAATGAGTTGAACTTGCTAGGTGTAAATAAAAAATCGACTCTTATTGAAGATGAACCAGATGGAGAAGAAACACGCAATGAGAAGAAGACTGAGGTAGAAGAAAAAAATAGGGAGGCTGAGATTGTATAAGTTAAGGATGATCAAGTGGTGGTAGATAAGGACTGTGTGAAAAGTGACGATTCGATGGTTAATTGATGGACAGAATGGGAATTGGCACTTGACTCCCCTACAAATGTTGTTGCCTATGGAACAGTTGATACATCTTGTTTTGTTCTTCATGGGAAACCACTCGAAAAAGAGAATGTGCGAGTCTCTATCACTCGTGTTATCCAAGGAGTCTCTATCACTCGTGTTATCCAATCCAAGGATCGGTAAAGATTCCTTTCCCAATCCAAGATGAGATAGTCAATGTCGAATAAAACTTTGAACTTGTGATGATGTATCTCTACTGTTCATACAGTGGACTCCAGGAATATTTGAAAAAGCACAAGATGTCTGATACTGTTGCGTTTGTCGATCCTGCGACGATAAGCGCCATTGGGTGTGGTGGTACTGTAGGAGATTCACGAGCCCTATCAATGAGATTCAGGAATGCTAAGTCCGGACAATTTTTTTTGCTGCCCTATAACTCTGTGTTAgtaaatatattatatatgtgcCTATGTTGTCTTTATTCTTTCATGTAATGTCATGATATAGTCGTGATTTTAATGTTCTCATTTTTGGTGTTCATGATCTTTAGGAATCATTGTACTCTAACAAATAGTTTACCACATGGATTCTTTGAAGCGCCAAATCGTAGCGGAAGAATGGACAGAGGTGGTTGAAAAGTGAGTACCACATCAAAATTATATCTTATGGAATCACTTTTAACCGTTTTACGAAATATGTCTTAAAATTTCTTTATATTATATTGGTGCAGTGCCATAAAACTCTATAAGGAGAAGGCAAAGAGGTTTCTAAAGAAGAAGATAATTTGGGAGAATCTGGCGTTAATATCTTTTTCATAACGTATATCCTTCTGTTTTCTCTTGTTTTCTTGGATATATTTTTAATTGTTTTTAATGTTGTATAGGGAGTTCCTCAGCAAACTGGGAGCAAAGACCATGGTTCATTTGTCATGGGTTACATGAAAAAAATATGCGAGAAGATAAGGAACTCAAGTTTCCTGAGAAGGTAATATTgtaattttcattattttttttttgcaaattccAGATGTATTTTGGTGAAAATATATATCTGACTTTCACCATTGTTGTTTTCGGTGGCTACGCAGAAGTAACCATGTTTATGGCCTCACTGAACTCAATGCAATAAGGATCGAGTGGGCAAATTTTTTCATGAAGAAGCATGCTAGTTGAACTATGTCATCATATAGTACTGAGTATTTTGGGTTGAACATATGGTGAACTTTTGGGAATTAGTTTTAACGTATATTTGGCGCAAGTAGCATAAACTTAAGTTATTGTTTTTGTCCATCCCCTGCTCTGGATATGTTCACCCGAAAATATGTTGGTGTCCTTCAACAAGGTCCTTATTTTGTGAATGTAAATTATTGGTTTAAACGTAATATTGGTTGCTTGTAATGTTGGTTTGCTGAATTGGTACTGGTTTGCGTGTAATGATTTGACAAGCTTGTGAAGTTCGATGGGATAAAGTAGTACATGATCAACacaaataaatataattttcCATTTATTACCAACTTATAAGAAGTGTTAGGCAATTGATCATACATAGTTCTGCAAAGTACTTGTGCATAATAGTTTCATATGtttttaagttatgtttttttttggatttttccaTTCTGTAATAGTAATAAGCATGAATAACCACACAATTACATCTATCTTACTGAATTATGATAACTTaatctatatattataaattgcTGGATAACCCCTTCCTAAGGTTTAATATCCATATTTTGGTTCGGAtataatttttaactttaatttgacCGGTAGACTATCCATTCTTAGGTTTGGTATCCATATTAGGTTTATAAAAGATCCATATATATTATGACCCATTTTAATTATAGAAACTTTGCAATACAATTATAAATATGAATTGTGTTATCTATGTTaagtttttaatacaaatttgaagtaaattttaaattttgacaaatctttttatataaataatctcataaaatatataacataaaaataacTTATGTAACGAAAGTGGTTCTTAAATAAAGTTATCATAATATGTAGATGTAATACACTTATTATATAGATAACTTAATTTTTCACaattatattattcaattttaattataaatttatttatttattttattaaataatttttgaaataccCATGTGCAAAGCACGGGCTATAAACTAGTTTATTTAATAACATTATATTTCGGTAAGAGGCTTGATTCATATAACAGTTGACACACATACataatttccaaaaatcatttttattgcaAAATTGTTATGATATATTTGGTTAtggttttaatttattttttaaggTAAAATAATTCACTTGGTGATTTAGCCATTCTTACTTAATCTAACATGTATTTTTTGTTTCTGGACAAAAAAGTTATTCactaatttttatataaatattaaaaatattaccCCGAAAATAATAACAGTAGTAAATAATATATAATGTACAATTTCATATGACAGTTAAATAAACTATTTAGGTGTTCATTATATTTTGCACCGTATTTATATGCATTTAATTAGCGCAGTTATCGACGAATATGATTAAACTTTAAATACTTAATATCATATATTCGAATCAGGCTAAAATACATTATTCAAAACAATCAGATTAAGGCAAATTGGAGAGAGTATAGGGTTTTAAGATCGACTTCCAAATTTAAGATTTCTAAGAGTATCTCCAATAAATTCTCTAACTAAGCTCTTAAATCTAAATATAGTCTCATAGTGGCTCTTAAATCCTCAGGAGTCTCTTCTCTCTCCTCTATTTTAAGcctattttttattattaaaatatctACCGACACATGTTTCTGTTCACATTTTTTTTTATTGTGAAATTTCAAATATGAATATTTTATTGTTTAGTAGTTAAGATAAAGAGTATTGTTGGAGTTTCTAACGAAAATCTATGCACTAACTTGTTAAGAGTcacattatttatattatatttggGAGCGAATTAGGAGACTGTCTCCTAGTAAACTCTTAAATACAATATAAAGTATTAGGCTCTTAGTAAGTTTGCACATTTTTAAGAGGTTCAACTCCAACAATGCTCTTCATATCCattcttaattttttttattcataTTTGAACATAAAAGTGAGATAAAAGTGGAGTAAGAATTGGAGGGaatgaataatattttaataaatggAAGTTAAGAGTGTTTTAGTAGATCTTAAGTTTGAGAAGAAAGAATCGACTCTTAACTTTTTAAAGAGCCTCCAGGGAGCCTGTTGTAGCTTTAATTTATGCAAGGCTTTTTATTTTTGAAGTTAAGAGCCTAGTTGAGATGCTCTAACCGCCCCCACCTCCATTTTCCGATCCGTCGTCCCTCGCTCTTCCATAATCTCTTCTAGCCATTTATCAGTTTTTTTCAATAAAACCAAGGTCTAATCCTTTTTGGATAAAATCTTGTTGAGTACCTTGTTATCAAGGTTCTTATTCGTGCCCATCTTTTTGGGATATTAGTGTGTTCTATCTTGATATTTTTGTGTGTTCTGTTACGGGTTTCTGTAAATTTTCTGAGAAGTATTGATATATATTTTGAGAGGTATGTAAGACTCGCATCGGGTCTGAGATGGTGGTAGATATCACAAAATCTCACCTTTTACATAAAAAATGTTCATATTTTGGGGATATCTGTTACTCAAAGTATTAGTTGATGGAACTGATAATTTTGAACATTGAACTACACATAATACTTATGTGAAGGTCAATTGTGATACTACTCGTTTCACAATTGGTGTAAGTTGGATTGCTCGAGATGCCATTATAATACTTTTTAGATTGAAGAATTTGAATGTTTTATCGCTTAAAACAAAATAGCTATTTGTTTAGCTTAATTTTTGTTTCACAATCAGATTATAGTTAATAGTTCGAAATTTTATTTCTGCTGGTTGCTGGATCATAATGTTTTAATATATTTTTGCTTGTTTGTCAAAAAAATCATGCTAACATTAAATATTAAATTAGATCTTAGACTTATAGTTGGTCGTGTGATACAAATATAAAAACAATTAggataataataaaaatattaattatattcaTGAACTTTTTAAATCTTCTTTTTAGATAACATTAGCTTACggcccgtgcgatgcacgggtcttggttaatattaatatatttttatttttattttaataattttattaaaactCTATATAAATAGTTAAAcactaaataatgattatataattataatttcattGTATATAATTTCAAATTAAGTTCAAAAATCGAATCCAAATCTTAAAAATTGCTCTACACAGTATCATACCACCAAGCCATCCAATCATATGTGTTGTTAATCATACACATATTAGGTGTGTTTGTGTGTCTTGAAGAAATAAATATTTGATATTATATATCTTGAGACTAACTAataatttttaatcattttttttcctttttacATTTGTGCATTGTATCATATAGGTATAGAGTATAAATTAGTAATGTATGGTATATAGTCAACTTacatatttttgaattattcaacttATGGgtattattaataaatattttttatatatagataattgttatatataaactagatactaataattatttaataaattcaGACATGATAAtcataaatttatataaaaaaataataaaaatggaCACATGTATACAATAGAATATGTAATTTTTATAGCTATTATATTCATGTAATCTTTTTATCAGAGAAAATAAATACAATTTAGGAAGTAAATATAATTTAATTCTTAAAGAATAAAATgttatattttagtaattttgTCAAATTGACCGtaaaaagtaaaataatttaGCAATTATGAGAGAGAAGTACCATTAAGTGTACAGACaagtataattatttttaatttttatttggaCTAATATATTTAAACTTATTTTGAACTCATCGTCGAAATGTAActcaaattttaaaaaatactcaaaatttgaccGTTTTCCGCAAATGATGTCAAAACCCTATTAAGATAAAATGCATTCTTTATTCTCGGATGACATTTAACGCTTTTAgtaaattttattatttcatataattcacattatatttctatttgaatttttgtaaaaaaattttGAACCCCACATAATTGTTTAATTTCATAAAATTATTTCatgttttaaaaacttaaatCATACTATTTATCATGAAAAAACATCAAATTATATCTATATTTGAGATCTGAAAAGATTAGGTAACTCAATATGTTTaaaattactttaatatttagaattacaatttataaataaaaCTTGTAAATTCACTTAATTATATAACTTGATTTGTTCCTTTTTACGTTATTTAcagaataataattaaattattcaCATAAATTATTGTATGAATTCTTTTATACAGATCTAAAGGGATTGTAATCTTAAACTAATATTAATGACATTTTAAatgtatttaattttttttaaaataatatatatttttgttAAATTAGTATGCCAAAAAAAGTTGAAATCATTCACGAGTAAGACTAAACAACGAATTAAATAATGCTACATCGGTCCTTCTTCTAGAAGTGAACATATGTACATTAAGCATAAATGATAAATATAAATACAATTGTTAGCTACAAACCTCCGTCTGTACTTAACAACATAGTTTTGACATTTTAACACGATAACTCTGAAGGTGAATGAAATATTATGATTAATACATACGAAATATCTATCATATATATCGAAACTACACAAATTACGATTAGTATTAACAATTTTTAACTCAAGATCAATATAGATAACCAATTTTTTTCCCCATCATCGAAATCATCAAAGTCTAGAAAAAGCAAACTATAAATATTGCATGATATACCATCGCTAAACAGGCTAGACAATGATCGAGACTAAACTGCTTTCACCGACAAATTTCACATACTTTATTTAGGATATTAGGTACTATACACTTTATTTGTTTTACACTAATAGAAATCTCAATAGATAACAGCTCGTAACTGATGTATAAAATGTTCAAAATCGAAGTCTTCGTGGGTGTAGTAAAAAAAATCCATATTTTATACATCGTTTATAGATAAATAACCAATATATTAGAAATACTAAGATATCAATTAGTAACCGatgtaaaaaataaaaaataatgtcAATTGAACTATATAACAACGTTTCTGTGAATAAAAAAATTGTGTTATACATACCAATACATCAGTTATTGTCTGATGTAAAAAACTTAGAATAGTAATAAAAAATGATGCAATATCATAAAAATATATGTTTGTGTGTTTGTGTGTTGAGAGAgtcagaaaaaagaaaaaagacgATGAAAGATATTTAAGACGGAGGAGAATTGGGAAAATATCTGGGAGGGGAATAAAATCTGATGTCTAATAGTAAAATAGACATTAGGAAAAAGTGATATCTAAGAAAAAAATGTAAAACAGTTTTTTgattaaaattaatatttctaAGTTCATTAGACATCAGTGTATGATGATGTCTAAGATGATCATATACAtcaatttattttctaaaaaattgAAGTCTAAGAGCTAAATAGACATCAGTTACAGGAAGTTAGTGGATGTCATACAACGTGTTATACACCACTTTCAAAAAAAGGAATGAAGTGTATGTGAAAAATTAGTAGCGTGCTATATGTTTTCTAGGATATAATACGagtattattttataaaattaattatattgaacatattttataaaaaaattgtagcatagacatttaAGCGATAACCGATGTGTATTTTTAAGTATAGCCATCAATTTCTGGCCTAGAAAAATTTGTCATCATCCGATTCATCAAAGCCTAGAAAAAGGAAACTGTAACATGACATCATATATCATTACTCAATAGGCTCGATAATGATTGAGAATGAGTTGTTTTCACTGACATATTTTATGTACTTTGCTTAAATTCTTAGGGACTATACACTTTATTTTTAAACAACACTACAAGAAAATGGTCGATAGACAACGACTCATAACAAATGACTAAAATATTCTAAACCGATGTCTTATGAGGTGTAGtaaaaatatcataatttttATATAAGTTTTGGACTGATGTGAAACACAATATAATACATCATTGTGAAAGACAATATGATAAATCATTTATATATAAATAACTGATGTATTAGAAATAGTAAGACACCAGTTAGTAAACGATATGAAAAACAAGAAATGATGTATTAGATGTAAATGGAAACAATGTATAAAGAAATTGAGGATACACCAACACTTCCGTAAATAGAAAAGGTGTGTTATACACACGAAGACATCATTATTATTTGATGTAAAAAAACTCATACTACAAATAAAAATAGTGATGTaatatcttaaaaatataagTGGGTATGTTTGTGTTTTGAGAGAGTTGAGAGAAAAAAGAAGATACAAAACAGATTTGAGCGAGAGAGACGGGGGAGAATGGGAAAAATATCGGGGAGGGGAATAAAAGAAATTTTCAGGGTGGGAATGTTTTTATCATAAGGGGCAACTGTTTAGTGAGACATTTTATTTTAATGAAATGACAGATTTGCCCATGTGTTTATTATCTTAAAAAATATTGTTAATGAAAATTGAACCTGAGTATTCTCATTTACTAATACATTTTTAAACcactacaccaaatcatcactTTTATGTTTCACAATACATATAATATGCGAGTATCATTTAATACTGAGatattttatttaagtttaaacaTAAATGCTAGATTATTTGTGGAGttaattttaataaattgaatttaaataaaagttCAAACATAATGCATTAACTAATCAATACCTTATTACTAATTCCAatgtttaaaaatatattaaaccttttttacataaattaaaatctacaaatctttatattttttttaaaatttactgaaaatagaacgcatatatatatatatgtatatgtttatAAGTGTGTGGATCTGTTTGTGTGTGTGTCACAACTATAAATGGTCGATGTACTTCAATTGAATTCGAAATCATGATTtgacaatttttttaaaaaaataaaatatttgaaatactTCAGCTTAATTTGAATTTGGAATTCGGCccatttttttgaaaaatattcgTCATCTGCTATATGAACCGATTCACTATATAAGTTTAGACAATTTAAATTACGAGTCTGTCGTGGGCATCTGATTAATAAGAAAGATTGTTTTATATCAATAAAATGTGTTTGATATTTTTTATAAGatcaattaaaaaaaattaatatttatcaAATTTACTAATTTGAACAAAGATTGGTCATTCTACGTACTTGACATACATGAGATATGACATGAGTCGTCATAAAATTTGTTGATCactgttgacggaggaatttggtaacaacaaaacttgaggttcgtggccggaaacaagatctgtgatggcggttCTTCGTCGGAAATGTGAACAGTAACCGGcggatccgatgaacagtattcgtcggaaaagatgaacagtgtttggtagTGGtaattattgggggctgagattgcttagggttagtggtagctcctttgcgctctcgcttctgacccttTACAATGTGCCTAtgtacccctatttataggggatcaagcccacgtagttcttggggaacaagaaacctaatgggcttagatttcttattccgaggcccaatgggaaacccactggaaaccgtcttctactagctttaggaatatccaccgatgaggcccaaccacaaaggcccaaggctcgtccgcggcttcgagacttcacggatgaggcatctccctggccaaggataatcCTCCGCTACCAGttgtttctctagtccgtggacgcaggtatagccgtggttcaccccaaatgttggacgcatccttgtcccccgataaggagcccctaccagattacaggacaagtgatcccaatcttttgggtgcaaagtgcaggatactccaaagtctccaaacgaggacacccgttgactacagagacagagctcccaaagcacacaccagatttcaccccacatccccaatgaggacacccattgactacaggaggaggccttcagtccaggcatacccctggaggtctctgaccacggacacctCCTTTCCCGTAGAtgtgctacaggaaggagttcttcaatagagtacctacATCAAATAgattagtaataataatctccgtcttccttgaatcttccaaaGAACTTGGCCAAGCAATCATGTTTAAAGTCTTCACAAAGCCTTTTGTTCCTTTAGGGCACGCCCTAAGGCCCACAAAAGGAGGAGATTTAATCAGGAAACTCCATGCCTTTCCCTAATGATAAGGCGCGCCTTCCTCTTATACTGAGGGCGCGC from Apium graveolens cultivar Ventura chromosome 5, ASM990537v1, whole genome shotgun sequence includes the following:
- the LOC141724447 gene encoding uncharacterized protein LOC141724447; protein product: MSYIVPDTAKKIILQSTGRKWREFKSNLRSYYVIPYADQPKLLKFPPADYICIEQAHWDIFVASRLSDEFLEVREKQKARRKMKEYPHYMSRKGYSNVEQKMMYLKVILKLR